The following proteins are encoded in a genomic region of Actinomadura sp. NAK00032:
- the ctaD gene encoding cytochrome c oxidase subunit I: MSSTDHKVIGYLYLITSFFMFLFGGVLALLIRAELFEPGLQVVSNEQYNQLFTMHGTIMLLMFATPLFAGFTNVIMPLQIGAPDVAFPRLNMLAYWLFLFGSLIVIAGFLTPGGAASFGWFAYAPLSDAVRSPGIGGDMWVMGLAMSGFGTIMGAVNFITTILCMRAPGMTMFRMPIFTWNVLLTSILVLLAFPVLAAALLALEADRKLGAHIFDAAHGGALLWQHLFWFFGHPEVYIIALPFFGIVTEILPVFSRKPVFGYIGLVFATISITGLSITVWAHHMFVTGQVLLPFFSFMSFLIAVPTGVKFFNWVGTIWRGQLTFESPMLWSLGFLVTFLFGGLTGVILASPPMDFQLSDSYFVVAHFHYVVFGTVVFAMFAGFYFWWPKWTGKMLNDKLGHVHFWLLFIGFHGTFLVQHWLGAAGMPRRYADYAAEFHGLNEISTIFSFILGASMLPFFYNVYITWKKGKKVEVDDPWGYANSLEWATSCPPPRHNFNSIPKIRSERPAFDLHHPHVGAKGELAGAKGE; encoded by the coding sequence ATGTCGTCCACCGACCACAAGGTGATCGGCTACCTCTACCTGATCACCTCGTTCTTCATGTTCCTGTTCGGCGGCGTGCTCGCGCTGCTCATCCGCGCCGAGCTGTTCGAGCCGGGACTGCAGGTCGTCAGCAACGAGCAGTACAACCAGCTGTTCACCATGCACGGCACGATCATGCTGCTGATGTTCGCGACGCCGCTGTTCGCGGGCTTCACCAACGTGATCATGCCGCTGCAGATCGGCGCCCCGGACGTGGCGTTCCCGCGGCTGAACATGCTGGCGTACTGGCTGTTCCTGTTCGGCAGCCTGATCGTCATCGCGGGCTTCCTGACCCCGGGCGGCGCGGCCAGCTTCGGATGGTTCGCCTACGCCCCGCTGTCGGACGCGGTCCGCTCGCCGGGCATCGGCGGCGACATGTGGGTGATGGGCCTGGCGATGTCGGGTTTCGGCACCATCATGGGCGCGGTCAACTTCATCACCACGATCCTGTGCATGCGCGCGCCGGGCATGACGATGTTCCGGATGCCGATCTTCACCTGGAACGTCCTGCTGACCTCCATCCTGGTCCTGCTGGCGTTCCCGGTCCTCGCCGCCGCGCTGCTGGCCCTGGAGGCCGACCGCAAGCTGGGCGCGCACATCTTCGACGCCGCGCACGGCGGCGCGCTGCTATGGCAGCACCTGTTCTGGTTCTTCGGGCATCCGGAGGTCTACATCATCGCGTTGCCCTTCTTCGGCATCGTGACGGAGATCCTCCCGGTGTTCAGCCGCAAGCCGGTCTTCGGCTACATCGGCCTGGTCTTCGCGACCATCAGCATCACCGGCCTCTCCATCACGGTGTGGGCGCACCACATGTTCGTGACCGGCCAGGTCCTGCTGCCGTTCTTCTCCTTCATGTCGTTCCTCATCGCCGTGCCCACGGGGGTGAAGTTCTTCAACTGGGTGGGGACGATCTGGCGAGGACAACTGACGTTCGAATCGCCGATGCTGTGGTCGCTGGGCTTCCTGGTGACGTTCCTGTTCGGCGGTCTGACCGGCGTCATCCTGGCGTCCCCGCCGATGGACTTCCAGCTGTCGGACTCCTACTTCGTGGTGGCGCACTTCCACTACGTCGTCTTCGGCACCGTGGTGTTCGCGATGTTCGCGGGCTTCTACTTCTGGTGGCCGAAGTGGACCGGCAAGATGCTCAACGACAAGCTCGGCCACGTGCACTTCTGGCTGCTGTTCATCGGCTTCCACGGCACGTTCCTCGTGCAGCACTGGCTGGGTGCGGCGGGCATGCCGCGCCGGTACGCCGACTACGCCGCCGAGTTCCACGGGCTGAACGAGATCTCGACGATCTTCTCGTTCATCCTGGGCGCCTCGATGCTGCCGTTCTTCTACAACGTCTACATCACGTGGAAGAAGGGCAAGAAGGTCGAGGTCGACGACCCGTGGGGCTACGCCAACTCGCTGGAGTGGGCGACGTCCTGCCCGCCGCCGCGGCACAACTTCAACTCGATCCCGAAGATCCGTTCCGAGCGGCCGGCGTTCGACCTGCACCACCCGCACGTGGGTGCCAAGGGCGAGCTCGCCGGGGCGAAGGGGGAGTAG
- a CDS encoding cytochrome c oxidase subunit 4: MRVQAFMFYGCAVFFLATDVVYWLWSKDWTGTTALGLAVGLAGLIGFYVHFTIRRLERANSGPLFEDDPQGEIADAAGELGFFSPHSWWPLWVALSASAVALGIVFGWWLVILGVASAILTTIGLVFEYYRGHFAH, from the coding sequence ATGCGCGTCCAGGCGTTCATGTTCTACGGCTGCGCGGTCTTCTTCCTCGCGACCGACGTCGTGTACTGGCTCTGGTCCAAGGACTGGACGGGCACGACGGCGCTCGGCCTCGCGGTCGGCCTCGCCGGGCTGATCGGTTTCTACGTCCACTTCACGATCCGCCGCCTGGAGCGGGCGAACTCGGGCCCGCTGTTCGAGGACGACCCGCAGGGCGAGATCGCGGACGCGGCCGGTGAGCTGGGCTTCTTCAGCCCGCACAGCTGGTGGCCGCTGTGGGTCGCGCTGTCGGCCTCGGCGGTGGCGCTCGGCATCGTGTTCGGCTGGTGGCTGGTGATCCTCGGCGTGGCCAGCGCGATCCTGACCACCATCGGTCTCGTCTTCGAGTACTACCGGGGTCATTTCGCCCACTAG